CTTGACCGCCATGTTTGTGAATTAATTCGCATATCTCCATTATTTTTTCTTCAAACACACCGTGAGTAGATGGGTATGTTACCATTAGAGCTCCTAAATTTTCTGAATGAAGTTCCGCTTTTTTCTTTAAATCTTCAAAATCAACGTTACCTTCTTTATCACAATTAACTACAACCACTTTCATCCCTACCATTTGAGCACTAGCAGGATTTGTTCCATGTGCAGAGCTTGGTATCAAACATATGTTCCTATTTTTATCACCTCTATCTAAATGATATTTTCTAATTACCATTAATCCTGCATATTCACCTTGAGCGCCTGCATTTGGTTGAAGTGAAACACCTGAAAAACCAGTAATTGATCTTAACCAATTTTTTAGATCAGTGAATAATGTTCTATATCCTTCCATTTGCTCTATGGGCACAAACGGATGAGGTTCAGCTAACTCTCTCCATGAGATAGGTATCATTTCTGCAGTAGCATTTAATTTCATAGTGCAAGAGCCTAATGCAATCATAGTTCTGTTTAGAGCTATATCTTTATCCTCTAACTTTTTAAGATATCTAAGCATTTCTGTCTCTGATCGATATGAGTTAAAAACAGGGTGTTCTAAATATTTTGAAGTTCTTAATAAATTTTTTGGCAGATTGGGTAAACTTACCGTAGGATCTTCTTTCTTAATTGATTCTGCTGCGTTAAAAATTTTTAATAGTTGATTTACTCTATAAACATTCTTTCTCTCGTCAAAAGAAACTGCAAGCATTTCAGAATTTACTTTTCGAATATTTACTTTTTGATTTAAAGCATTTTTATAAATTTGATCAGTCTTTTCTTTAGTAATAATTGTAACAGTATCAAAAAAATGATCAGAATATATTTCATAGCCAGATTGTTTTATTTTATCAGCAAAATTTTTTGCTAATTGCGATACTCGTTCAGAAATATTTTTAATTCCATCTGGACCATGATAAATAGCATATGCAGCTGAAACTATGGCTAACAATGCCTGAGCAGTACAAATATTACTTGTCGCTTTATCTCTTCTGATATGTTGCTCTCTTGTCTGTAGTGACAATCTATATGCCTTATTCCCATGTCTATCTACTGAAACACCAACTATTCTACCTGGCATAGATCTCTTAAATTCATCTTTTGTTGCAAAAAATGCTGCGTGTGGTCCGCCGTAACCCATTGGAATACCAAATCTTTGAGAACTACCGACTGCAATATCGGCTCCAAGTTCTCTTGGTGTTTTTAACTTAGCAAGTGCTAGAAGATCACAAGCTAAAATTGCTTTACCATTTTTTTTATGAATTTTACTTATTGCTTCACTTGGATCTTTAATATCACCCAAAGTTCCTGGATACTGTAAGATTCCACAAACAATGTCTTCTTTTAATTGCTCCAAAACTTTGTCTTCATTTCCAACAAGAACTTTAAGGCCCATAGGCTCTGCTCTGGTTCGTATAACCTCAATTGTTTGAGGATGACAATTTTCTGAGACAAAAACTAAATTACTGTCACTCTTATCAAGTCTGTAACTTAACCCCATAGCTTCTGCTGCAGCTGTACCTTCATCTAATAATGACGCATTTGCAATATCCATTCCTGTAAAGTCAACGATCATTTGTTGAAAGTTTAAAAGCATCTCTAATCTTCCTTGAGCTACCTCTGGTTGATAAGGAGTATAAGATGTATACCATCCTGGATTTTCCAATATATTTCTTAAAATTACATATGGAGTGTAAGTTCCATAATAACCCATGCCAATAAAATTTGAGTAAATTTGATTTTTCTTTGAAATTGCTTTTAATTTTCTTAATGCCTCATATTCTGAATTAGATTCACCAATATTAAGTTCACCCTTAAACTGTATTTTTTCTGGAACAGTATTGTTAATTAAATCATCTAATGACTCATAATTTAATTTTTTTAACATTTTTAATTGGTCATCTTCAGATGGACCAATGTGTCTTTTAATAAAATCTTTTTCAGAATTATGTAACATTATGTAGTAGTCTCCTTTGCAAATTTATCATAGTCATCTTTATTCATTAAAGAGTCCATTTCAGATTTGTCTTTAATCTTTAGTTTAAAGAACCAAGCAGAATTTTCTGGATCTTGATTTATTTTTGATGGATCGTCTACAATTTCCTGATTTGTATCTACGACCTCTCCACTTACTGGTGTATAGACATCACTTGCAGCTTTAGTAGACTCTACAACACCTGCTGTTCCATCTTTTTCAACATTAGAACCTTTTTCAGGTAACTCTGCAAATACTATATCTCCTAACATCTCAGTTGCATGTTTTGTTATACCAATCGTTGCAACATCACCCTCTAATTTTATCCACTCGTGTTCTTTAGAATATTTAACTTCACTCATTAGTTGGCTCCTTTCACATAACTTTTTTTATAAAATGGTAAGCTGCAAATACTAGCTGCATGTTTTTTACCTCTAACCTCTAAAAATACTTTAGTATCTTTTTTTGAAAATTGATTTTCTACATAACCCATTGCTACTGGTCCATTAACACTTGGTCCAAATGTACCACTGGTAATCTCTCCAATATGAACATCTGATTGATTAAATATCTTTGTTTTTTCTCTAGCAATTATTCTTCCCTCAGGTTTAATTCCAACTCTTATTTTAGTGACGCCATCATTTAATTGTTTAATGATGATGTCAGAACCTATAAAATCTCCTTTAGATATTCTTTCTTTAGAAATCGCCCATTTCAAATTTGCTTCTACGGGAGTTTTGTCTTTATCGAGATCATGGCCATACAAACATAAGCCAGCCTCTAACCTTAAAGTATCTCTGGCTCCTAAACCTACTAATTTAGAACCTTTATTAATCAATTTTCTTGTTAATTTATCTGCAAAGTCATTTGAAATTGAAATCTCAAAACCATCTTCACCTGTATACCCGGATCGCGTAATGTATACTTTTTGATTTTCAAAAGAAAACCAATCTCCTGACATAAAATTTAGATCTTTAACTCCTACAACAACTTCATTCAAAATTTGTGATGATTTAGGACCCTGGATTGCTATTAAAGATCTGTTTTCATCCAAAACCATTTCATATTTTTCATTTAATAATTCCTTTAAAATTCTCAAATCATTATCTTTACATGCTGCATTAAGAATTATTAAAAATCCTTCATTTATTTTTGTAATGATTAAATCATCTTGTATTCCAGCATCTTTATCCATTAAGAAACTGTATTTTGAATGATTTAATTTTAAATTTTTCAAATCTAATGGAAAAATTTTTTCTAAATCTTTGATTAATTCATCACCACCATAAATAAATAATTGACCCATATGTGAAACATCAAAAATTCCAGAATGATTTCTTGTGAATTTATGCTCTTCTACAATACCTTCAGCATATTGAATTGGCATTTGGTAGCCAGCAAATTCAACAAATTTTGCATTGCAATCTTGATGTAATTTATACAGCGATGTTTTTTTTGTTTCCATATTAACTCTTTGTACCCATCTGTATATTTGCCTGAGAGTTTTGCTCCTTCGGCGAGAATTAAATCTCTTTCCAGAGTTAATATGCTACGGTCCATTTTGCCTGAGAGATTCCTGGGTGGTTGCTCCTTCGGCGCTACGATAGTCTGTAGTCTCTCCCGTATAAGAATAGTCCTATAAGAGGCTTAAAATGTCAATTGGAAACAGTTGCCTTTGGCTTTTTTAAAAGCGTGTAAAACTGTAATAATACAGCAAAAAGGATTATTGCTCCTCCTATTAATCCATACAATGATGGTATTTCACTCACAAAGAGAAAAGCCCAAATAGGACCAAGGACAGATTCGGATAACATAATTATTCCAACCATAGCAGAAGGAGTTGTTCTAGCTCCAATAGTTATAAATATAAAACCAAAACCTATCTGAAAAAATCCAGCTATAAAACCCAAAAAAATGTCGTGAGGTGAAATCATAATGGTAGGAGAAAATAATAAACCAATTAAACATGAGCTTATACCTGCAACAAACTGGGCTGGAACCATATCAACAGATGGAAATTTTCTAACAATCATTATCAACACTGCAAACGTAATTGGCATTGTAAAGGCTGCTAAATTTCCAGATAACTCTCCTGGAGATAAAGAATTTCCAACCATTAACAGTACTCCAGACATTGCTAAAATTATTGAGATTAATGTAATTGAGTTAATTTTTTCTTTTAAAAAAAAGAAACCAAATATAGCTAAAAATAAAATTTGAAGTGATATGATAAAATTGGTATTGGCGACTGTAGTGTTATACATAGCAAAAACATAACCACAAAAACCAATAGATAATATTAATCCACCAATAAAACCTGGTAATCCAGATTCATAAAACGATTTTAAAACTTTGCTTTTATAAGTGATTATCAAAAAAGTTAAGACAGTAAGAGAGAAAAATAAAGATCTCCAAAATAATATCTGCCATAGTGTTGCTCCCTCAAAAGATTTTACAATTAATCCACCAAAGCTCAAACTAAGAGCGCCAAAAAATATCAGTAATGGACCAGGTAAACTTTTTAAAATAGTCATTAAATTTGTGAAATTAAATTTTGAGTTTCTAAGTCATACAATTTAAAAAGAGTTTCTGCACTATTTAAATCGACCTCTTGAAATTTGATAGTTGAGCCAGGAGTTAATTGAACTAATTTGTCATAATCAGCACTAATAACTACACCAATTTTAGGATATCCCCCGATAGTTCCATGATCTGAGAGCATGATAATTGGATTGCCATCAGCCGGCACTTGTATAACGCCCTTAATCAATCCTTCAGATCTAATATTTGTATCAACAATATTCTCTATTTTTTTTCCCTCTAATCTCATTCCCATACGATCAGATAATTTAGAGACTTTAAATTCATTTCCAAAAAAAAGTTTTTTACCTTCCTCGGAAAAATAATCAAAATTTGTTCCTTTCATAACTCTAATATTTTCTATCTTTGTATTAATATAATTTAATTTTTTACTTACTAAATTTTGATTAATCTCTTTAATATTAATTTTTTGGTTAACAGATAATTTTTCTCCATTATTTGATCCTATCTTTGCCTTAATATTTGTTGAATAACTTGACCATTGTAACTTTAAATCAAATTGACCACTAATTGCTAAATATCCATAAACTGATTTATTTGTTGATATAATATCTAGCTCATCATTATTTTCTAAAATAAAAGATTGATAACATTCTCCATCAATTAAATTATTACCCTTTTTAATTTTAAAACTGACGTCACCAGTAATAGCAGCATTTATTGCTTTACCATGATATTTTAAATGGGGGCCTTGATAGGCAAATTCTATCACAGGATTATTATTATCATTGCCAGTAAGTTTGTTAGCTAATAAATAATTTCTATTATCCATAGCTCCACTGAATGGGATACCTATATGATAAAGATTATTTCTTCCAAGATCTTGGAACGTTGAATTAATACCAGCCCTTAAAATTTCAAAATAATTTTTATTCATGATAATTTTGATAATTCTCTTTAGTAATTCTCTTAAATGTAACTAAGTCACCTGGATTAATTAAGTTGGGCTCATTTTCTTTAGAGCTATCAAAAATATTTAATGGTGTATTGCCAATAATATTCCATCCTCCAGGACTTTCAAATGTGTAAATATTTGCAAATTGCTCTGTCAAACCAATCGAACCTTTTGGCACCTTAACCCTTGGAGTATCAAGACGTTTTGCTCTGAGATTTTCATCTAAATCTCCAAGAAAAGGCATACCTGCAATAAAACCTGTCATGTAGCAAAAAAATTCTTTTTTAAAAAAACTCTCATATATATTTTCTTCTTTCATTTTAAGCTTTTCTTCTAATCTTTTTATGTCCAAAGAAAATTCTTTTTCACAACAAATAGGAATTTCAAATTTTTTATTTTGAATAGTGTCACTTTTAATAATTTCAATATTATCAATTATCTTTTTTAGTTTATTGAAATTAATTTTTTTAAGATCGAAAGAAATAATCAATTTATTATATGATGGTATAAGATTATTAACCCCTGCAATATTTTTTTTTTGAATAGTTTTAAAAAATCTAATTACTTGAGTGTTAATTTCTTTATTTATCTCTGTACCAAAATCACAATATAGAGCTGCGTCACCAAGATTTGATATATTTTTTATCATGCCATGTTATACTGAAGAATAATGAGTATTGAAATTAATATAAATTGTGATTTGGGTGAAAAATCCAAACATCATTCTAATAAACATGATCCTGAGTTACTTAAGATAGTCAATTCAGCAAACATAGCATGTGGTTATCATGCAGGAGACGAGGAGACTATGAATAACGTTGTAGAAATATCAAAAAAAAATGGCGTTAGTATTGGTGCACATCCGTCTTTTAATGATCCTGAAAATTTTGGTAGACAAAGAATGAATTTATCATCCTCTGAGATAGAAAAATTAATAATTGATCAGTATGAAATTCTTCAAACAATTTCATCTAAACATGGTGAAAAGGTAACTCATATA
The DNA window shown above is from Candidatus Pelagibacter sp. RS39 and carries:
- a CDS encoding 5-oxoprolinase subunit B family protein, translating into MIKNISNLGDAALYCDFGTEINKEINTQVIRFFKTIQKKNIAGVNNLIPSYNKLIISFDLKKINFNKLKKIIDNIEIIKSDTIQNKKFEIPICCEKEFSLDIKRLEEKLKMKEENIYESFFKKEFFCYMTGFIAGMPFLGDLDENLRAKRLDTPRVKVPKGSIGLTEQFANIYTFESPGGWNIIGNTPLNIFDSSKENEPNLINPGDLVTFKRITKENYQNYHE
- the gcvP gene encoding aminomethyl-transferring glycine dehydrogenase, producing MLHNSEKDFIKRHIGPSEDDQLKMLKKLNYESLDDLINNTVPEKIQFKGELNIGESNSEYEALRKLKAISKKNQIYSNFIGMGYYGTYTPYVILRNILENPGWYTSYTPYQPEVAQGRLEMLLNFQQMIVDFTGMDIANASLLDEGTAAAEAMGLSYRLDKSDSNLVFVSENCHPQTIEVIRTRAEPMGLKVLVGNEDKVLEQLKEDIVCGILQYPGTLGDIKDPSEAISKIHKKNGKAILACDLLALAKLKTPRELGADIAVGSSQRFGIPMGYGGPHAAFFATKDEFKRSMPGRIVGVSVDRHGNKAYRLSLQTREQHIRRDKATSNICTAQALLAIVSAAYAIYHGPDGIKNISERVSQLAKNFADKIKQSGYEIYSDHFFDTVTIITKEKTDQIYKNALNQKVNIRKVNSEMLAVSFDERKNVYRVNQLLKIFNAAESIKKEDPTVSLPNLPKNLLRTSKYLEHPVFNSYRSETEMLRYLKKLEDKDIALNRTMIALGSCTMKLNATAEMIPISWRELAEPHPFVPIEQMEGYRTLFTDLKNWLRSITGFSGVSLQPNAGAQGEYAGLMVIRKYHLDRGDKNRNICLIPSSAHGTNPASAQMVGMKVVVVNCDKEGNVDFEDLKKKAELHSENLGALMVTYPSTHGVFEEKIMEICELIHKHGGQVYMDGANLNALVGIAKPGNFGPDVCHINLHKTFCIPHGGGGPGMGPIACKRHLQVYLPNHPVVKDCGPATGIGAVSAAPWGSSSILSISWMYIKMMGSEGLKLASKVAILNANYIADRLKDHYPILYKGSNGNVAHECIIDIRSIKSETGITEEDIAKRLIDFGFHAPTMSWPVAGTMMIEPTESENLSELDRFCDTLIKIKQEIDLIKIGKFDKIDNPIKNAPHTDTELASDNWTHKYSREEAAYPAKFLKINKFWPPVARVDNVYGDKNIFCTCPSMDEFKEDAA
- a CDS encoding DMT family transporter, which codes for MTILKSLPGPLLIFFGALSLSFGGLIVKSFEGATLWQILFWRSLFFSLTVLTFLIITYKSKVLKSFYESGLPGFIGGLILSIGFCGYVFAMYNTTVANTNFIISLQILFLAIFGFFFLKEKINSITLISIILAMSGVLLMVGNSLSPGELSGNLAAFTMPITFAVLIMIVRKFPSVDMVPAQFVAGISSCLIGLLFSPTIMISPHDIFLGFIAGFFQIGFGFIFITIGARTTPSAMVGIIMLSESVLGPIWAFLFVSEIPSLYGLIGGAIILFAVLLQFYTLLKKPKATVSN
- the gcvT gene encoding glycine cleavage system aminomethyltransferase GcvT — protein: METKKTSLYKLHQDCNAKFVEFAGYQMPIQYAEGIVEEHKFTRNHSGIFDVSHMGQLFIYGGDELIKDLEKIFPLDLKNLKLNHSKYSFLMDKDAGIQDDLIITKINEGFLIILNAACKDNDLRILKELLNEKYEMVLDENRSLIAIQGPKSSQILNEVVVGVKDLNFMSGDWFSFENQKVYITRSGYTGEDGFEISISNDFADKLTRKLINKGSKLVGLGARDTLRLEAGLCLYGHDLDKDKTPVEANLKWAISKERISKGDFIGSDIIIKQLNDGVTKIRVGIKPEGRIIAREKTKIFNQSDVHIGEITSGTFGPSVNGPVAMGYVENQFSKKDTKVFLEVRGKKHAASICSLPFYKKSYVKGAN
- the gcvH gene encoding glycine cleavage system protein GcvH; translation: MSEVKYSKEHEWIKLEGDVATIGITKHATEMLGDIVFAELPEKGSNVEKDGTAGVVESTKAASDVYTPVSGEVVDTNQEIVDDPSKINQDPENSAWFFKLKIKDKSEMDSLMNKDDYDKFAKETTT
- a CDS encoding 5-oxoprolinase subunit C family protein, producing MNKNYFEILRAGINSTFQDLGRNNLYHIGIPFSGAMDNRNYLLANKLTGNDNNNPVIEFAYQGPHLKYHGKAINAAITGDVSFKIKKGNNLIDGECYQSFILENNDELDIISTNKSVYGYLAISGQFDLKLQWSSYSTNIKAKIGSNNGEKLSVNQKINIKEINQNLVSKKLNYINTKIENIRVMKGTNFDYFSEEGKKLFFGNEFKVSKLSDRMGMRLEGKKIENIVDTNIRSEGLIKGVIQVPADGNPIIMLSDHGTIGGYPKIGVVISADYDKLVQLTPGSTIKFQEVDLNSAETLFKLYDLETQNLISQI